One genomic segment of Nothobranchius furzeri strain GRZ-AD chromosome 10, NfurGRZ-RIMD1, whole genome shotgun sequence includes these proteins:
- the zgc:110540 gene encoding deoxycytidine kinase 2 isoform X2 gives MLYDKPSRWSYTFQSYACLSRVRAQLQGPSAKLQQAENPVQFYERSVYSDRYVFASNLFECGDLTDTEWSVYQDWHTWLLNHFEPDITLNGIIYLRASPQRCMQRLMHRGRDEERGIPLEYLEQLHSKHEAWLYHKNLRLDFDYLSELPVLVLDVDDDFKNDQIKQEAIIDKVQEFLTLL, from the exons ATGTTATACGATAAACCCAGCCGTTGGTCCTATACTTTTCAG AGCTATGCGTGTCTCAGCAGAGTTCGAGCTCAGCTTCAGGGTCCATCCGCTAAACTTCAGCAGGCAGAAAACCCGGTTCAGTTCTACGAGCGCTCCGTTTACTCAGACAG GTATGTGTTTGCATCCAACCTCTTTGAGTGTGGAGACCTGACTGACACCGAGTGGAGTGTTTATCAGGACTGGCACACCTGGCTATTGAACCACTTTGAACCCGACATCACCCTGAATGGCATCATCTACCTGAGAGCCTCTCCACAG CGCTGTATGCAGAGGCTGATGCATCGCGGCAGGGATGAGGAACGGGGGATTCCCCTCGAGTATCTGGAGCAGCTTCACTCCAAACACGAGGCGTGGCTCTACCACAAGAACCTCAG GCTGGACTTTGATTACCTCAGTGAACTTCCTGTCCTCGTTCTGGATGTTGATGACGACTTCAAGAATGACCAAATAAAACAAGAAGCTATCATCGATAAG GTTCAAGAATTTCTCACGTTGCTGTGA